The segment TTGTTGCGATGATCGTTCATTTTGCGGACTGTATGCTGGCTTATGCTCATGTCGAAATGCATTCGCTTCTGAATATAAGCTGTGGCTATCCCCTTGCTCGCGCAATTTCGATTGGCGATCAAGTAATGCACTAAGAGAATCAACCTCATTAGGTTGCTCATTTTGCTCTTGGGTTGAGGCATAGTTTTGTAACACGCTAGCAAATTTCTGCGCCGTTGATTGGTTCAACTGTACCTTGTCATCAGCAAGTTTACGTCTTGCTTGACTTAACCCTTGAGAAACTTCGTCACGAGAACGATGCTGAGTACTTTGCGCTGCTGGAGGCGTTGTATCAACATCCACCGCTGCCACAATCTCAACACCACCTGAAACTTTCTTATTCGACATAATGACGGCATCTGGCCCAAGCTCTTCTTTGACTTCGCTAAGTGCCGTTCTCATATCCTTGGCAAAAAATCGTTTAATTTTCAAAATATCGTCCTATCTCAGAAAGGGCTTAGGCCGCATCTACAACCACTAACATTAATTACCTACCGCGTTCACAATTCGAATTTGTTTTTCATCAGGCACTTCCTGATATGACAATACCCGTAAACTTGGGATCGTATTTTTAACAAATTTAGCTAATGTTGAACGCAACACACCTGAGGTCAACAATACCGCAGGCTCACCTTTCAATTCTTGTTGCTGAGTCGCTTCTGTTAATGAACGTTGTAAGCGTTCCGCTAATCCAGGCTCAATACCTGAAGATTCGCCACCAGCAGATTGCATGGTTTGATGCAATATTTGTTCCAATTCAGGGACTAAGGTAATCACTGGTAGCTCAACTTCTATTCCATTGATTTCTTGGCAAATTAATCGTTTCAGACCAATACGAACAGCAGCGGTTAATATGTCAGGATCTTGACTCTTACTTGAATACTCCGACAAAGTTTGGACAATGGTTCGAATATCACGTAGTGGAATACCTTCATTTAATAAGTTCTGCATCACTTTCACCACAACCCCAAGAGGTAATTGATCAGGAACAAAACCATCAACCAATTTAGGTGTCGTTTGACCTAACATCTCTAATAGGTTTTGCACCTCTTCATGACCCAGTAACTGTGATGCATGATTTGTCAGTAATTGACTTAAATGGGTCGCCAATACAGTTGCTGAATCAACAACGGTATAACCTAATGCTTGCGCATGTTCACGTTGTGAGTCTTGTACCCATACCGCTTCAAGACCAAACGCAGGATCAGTTGTCATTTCACCATCAATAGAGCCGAAGACTTGGCCGGGATTAATTGCAAGATCCATTTTTGGATGAATATTTGCTTCACCACAGGCGACGCCCATTAAACTAATGCGGTAACTGTTAGGTGGGAGCTCTAAGTTATCGCGAATATGAACCGGCGGGATAAGGAAACCAAAGTCTTGCGATAACTTTTTACGAACACCTTTCACGCGCTCTAACAACTCACCACCTTGATCTTTATCGACCATTGAAATTAAACGGTAACCCACTTCTAAGCCAATGGTATCAACAGGCTGTACATCATCCCATGATAGTTCTTTTAGTGGTTGAGTCGGCGCTAACTCTGTCGGCGGCGCTTGTTTTTCCACAAGAGCTTCAGCTTTCTCTTTCTTTATTCGCCAATAAGCGGCACCACCAATAATGGCGGCAAGCAATAAGAAAGGAATATGAGGCATACCTGGAACAATACCCATAACAAATAAAATCACACCTGTGATGATCAACGCTTGAGGATTGTTAAACATCTGAAAATACATTTGCTGCCCCATGTCCTCGTCAGTATTTTGACGAGTTACCATCATTGCAGCGCCGATGGATAAGAGTAACGATGGGATTTGAGCAACAAGACCATCACCAATGGTCAATAAACTGTAAATCTCTAAGGCTTGACCAAATGTCAGACCATGCTGACCCATACCAATGATTAAACCACCAATGATATTGATAAAGAGGATCAAAATACCAGCAATGGCATCACCTTTAACAAACTTAGAGGCACCATCCATAGAACCATAGAAGTCAGCTTCTTTTGTTACTTCAAAACGACGAGTACGCGCTTGCTCTTGATCGATAAGCCCTGCATTTAAGTCGGCATCAATTGCCATTTGCTTACCCGGTAAGGCATCAAGGGTAAAGCGAGCACTAACTTCTGAAATACGACCCGCACCTTTGGTTACAACCATAAAGTTAATGATCATCAAAATAAGGAAGACCACTAAACCCACGGCATAGTTGCCACCAATAACAACCGAGCCAAATGCATCAATAACTTGTCCTGCCGCATCAGGTCCTTCATGGCCGTGCAATAAAACAACACGAGTCGATGCAACGTTTAGTGCTAAACGTAATAGCGTGGCAATAAGTAGTACGGTAGGAAAAGCAGCAAAATCAAGCGGACGACGGGTATACACCGTCACCAATAACACCACCAATGAAAGAGCGATATTAAAGGTAAACGTCATATCCAATAGCAACGGTGGCATTGGTAAAATGATCATCGCTAACGTTGCCAATACCATTATAGGCGCACCTATTGATGGCATAGACTTGATACTGGCTAACGGCAATCTATCTGCAAAGGGAATTGAAAGCTTCATTCTGTCTAGTGATCTATTCTTTTATTATTGGTATCAATGTTCGTTTTATAAACAAAAGAAGATAATTAAATAGTCCGTTATTTAATAAAGACGATGAACCATGAATGCATAAAATAAGGTAAAGCAATTATCATGCCTTACATATAAGTCATTTTTTTGACAGTCCAGAAAGACTACCAAATTCATAACAGAAAGATAAAAACAAACGCTATATTTGTGACTTCCTGTCTAATATAAACATTTAATTAAATAACGAGCCTTAATACAATTAATTCCACCAAGGAATTAACGATTAATATACATACAACACAGTTTTAGCCATAATATACTTAATTATCAATCCAATAATAATTCATCTAAAAATTAATGGCGTAATTCTTCAGGTATATCCATTGCAGCTTTAGATAGTGTTGGTTTTTTGCCTTTACCTTTGCGATATTCTTTTAACTGAAATACATAGGCTAATATTTGAGCAACGGCGACAAATAAACCATCTGGAATTTGCTGTTCTAATTCAGTCGTATAATAAATAGCACGAGCTAATGGCGCTGCTGGAACAATATCAATATTGTGTTTATTGGCTATCTCCCTGATCTTAAGCGCTAAATGATCGCCCCCTTTCGCAATAACAACGGGCGCAGAGTCTAACTTAGGATCGTAGCGAAGTGCGACAGAGAAGTGCTCAGGGTTAGTAATTACCACGTCAGCTTGCGGCACATCTGCCATCATACGTCGCTGAGCCATTTCACGTTGCAGCATTCTAATACGCCCTTTTACTTCAGGCTTACCTTCCGAATCTTTGTATTCATCTTTAATTTCTTGTTTGGTCATTTTTAATTGTTGATTAAAGTTCCAAATTTGAAATGGCACATCAATAGCAACAACAATAAGCAGTGAGCAACAAATTAAAAGGACAAAGTTTAGTAAAATATCGATAGCATGAAAGTAATTGGCAGGGAAAACTTCAGTACTGAGTTGAAAAAAGTCTTCTAAACTCGAAAAAATTAAGTAGCAAGCAATACTCCCCACCAGCCCAACTTTCAAAATAGACTTAATTAATTCAACCCAACTTTGCATACCAAACATCCGCTTTATTCCACTGAGCGGATTCATTTTTGATAATTTAGGCATAGCTGCTTGAGTGGAAAAGCGAACGCCACCTACACCAGCAGCCCCAATAAAAGCGGCAACAAACAAAAAAATAAGTACTAAAAATAAAGGCGCGAGAATATAAACAATCGCATCTAAAATAATGACAAATAAACGATCAAGATCGAATATATCGTCGCGTGTTAAGCTAAACATTGCCGTCATAATATGACTCAGTGCTTTACTTAGCCCTTCTCCAAACCACATTAACCCAACAGCACCAGACACTAATACCGCAACAGACGCTAATTCTCTTGAGCGCGGAACTTGACCTTTCTCTCGCGCCTGCTCAAGCCGTCTGGGCGTGGCGTCTTCGGTACGTTCTTGACCATCAGAATCAGACATACTGATTTACTCCCAGTCTTAACTTAACAATCAATTCGGATCAAACTACACACTTGATCTAAGCCAACTTGCCATATTGCTTCATATTGAGGCACGATGCCGAGTACAATAAACCAGCTAATAGCAAGACCGAGTAATAACGCAAATGAGAAACCTAACGAGAAAATATTTAGCTGTGGTGCTGCTCGAGTCATTACGCCAAACGACAAGTTCACCGTTAGCAGAGCAATCACCCCCGCTAGCGCCATATTCACGCCCGCTTTAAACATATGCCCAAACCAACCTGCAAGCTGATAATAATCTTTTGGCTGCAGCATAGCCTCACCTATCGGCAAGGTTTTAAAGCTCAAAACAACAGCATTTAACATCTCTAAATGCCCATCTGTTGCTAAGAACAATAAAATGGCCAAAAACATATAAAACTGTCCCAATACGGGCGTATTTTGACCATTCGCAGGATCAACCATTGAAGCAAAACCTAAGCTCGATTGCATACCTAATATTTGCCCAAGTAAGACAAATATTTGAGTAATAAACTGTGTTACTAATCCCATTGCTACACCAATGATTAATTGTTGCGTGGTAACAATAAATCCAGCTAAAGAAAGTAACTCAATATCTTGTGGGACTTTAGGTAAAACAGGCAAGACCGCAAATGTAATCGCTAAGGCTAAATATAAGCGAATTTTAGGCGATACAAAACGTGCCCCAAAAAACGTCATCGCCATCATCATTGATGAGATACGTGTAAAAGGCCAAAAATAATTCGCTATCCAATCAAGTAAAAGATTTGCGGTGTAATGCATAATCGACGGCTGCTCGTTTGCTAATAAAGCAACTGTGGAATTTGATCAATAATGCGATAGAAATAATCCATCAGCATTTGCGTCATCATATGACCAAAAAACATCAGTGCGAGTAACGTCACCACTAAACGGGGTAAGAAACTCAATGTTTGTTCATTGATTGAGGTTGCCGCTTGAAATACCGCAACAACTAAACCAATTAACAGTCCTGGAATAACAATTGCGCATACCATGATAAGTACCATGTATAACGCTTCTTGAAATATCTCAACAAAAGCTTCTGGCGTCATAAAAGCATCCTTTTTATCCGATGTTTATTCACATTAGGTGCCAAAACTACCTGCCAGTGTGGATAAGATCAGGTTCCAACCATCAACTAAAACAAACAACATTAACTTAAACGGTAACGATACAATCATAGGTGAAAGCATCATCATACCCATCGCCATTAAGATCGATGCAACAACCAAATCAATAATTAAAAATGGTAAAAACAGCATAAAGCCGATTTGAAACGCCGTTTTAAGCTCTGAAGTAATAAACGCAGGGATCAATACCGTTAGCGGCACCGTCTGCGGATCATCAGCTGTTGAGCCAGACATATTCACAAACGTTTCTAAATCTTTTACCCGGGTTTGTTTAAGCATAAATTGGCGCATCGGATCTTCAGCTTTTACTAACGCTTCTTTCGCCGTTATTTGCTCATTAATATAAGGCTGAACAGCATCTGCATTGATCTTATCAATCACAGGAGACATCACAAAAAACGTTAAGAACATCGCTATACCGATGATCACTTGGTTAGAAGGTGTTTGCTGTAAACCCATGGCTTGACGCAGGATCGACATTACCACCACGATACGGGTGAAAGAGGTCATTAAAATAACCATCGCTGGCAAAAAGCCTAACGCGGTCATTAACGCTAAAATTTGCAGGGTGACGGAATAATCTTCACTACCATCAGGGTTTACTGTCACCGATAATGCCGGTATTCCCCCACCATTACGGGCTGCTTGTAAATGACCTGATGTCGTTTCTGCACTCATTGCTGTCGCCGTCGTACTATTAGCCACATTCGCTTCAACCGCATGCGCTATATTGATTGACGATAACAACACAGAGATAGCAAGAAAAACTATCAAAGTGACAAGGGTGAATTTATTTTTTAACATTATTTTTCATTAGCTTGCTAAGCTGAGAAGCAAAATCTCTGCTTGGCGATTCGTCCATGTTTAAAGGCTTATCCAATTTACTCAGCAAAGAAATATTATGTTGAGTAATACCCACCAACATTTGCTCTTCACCTACTTGCAATAGCACGACTCTTTCTCGTTGCCCGACAGCCAGCTGTGTAATTACTTTTAAACCCGAGTCATTACCACTGATCCCAGCCACTCGCATACGTTTTAATAACCAAGCTAAGAAAACAATAATCGCAATCACAAGCAGTAAAGAAGCCAGAGTGGTTGCAATATTTAAGTCAGGCGCTTGCCTTAATGGTGGCGGCGCTTTTTCAATCGTTTTCTCAACAACGGCTGTTTGTGCAAAACAGGATAACGTGAAAAATAATAGCGATAATGCTGTAACTATCTGGCCTACAATCCTTTTCATGACCAGCCTTAACGTAACTTTTTAATACGCTCAGTTTGGCTGATCACATCAGTCAAACGAATACCAAACTTGTCATTGACCACAACCACTTCACCATGTGCGATAAGGGTTCCATTGACCATCACATCTAATGATTCACCCGCAATACGATCAAGCTCAACCACTGAACCTTGGTTTAATTGTAATAGGTTACGAATACTGATTTGCGTACGTCCGACTTCCATCGAAATGGTAACCGGAATATCCATAATAGTATCAAGCTTACGACGTTCATCATCGGTGATCGGTACCGTTTCATCAGTCAGCTCTTCTAGTGGTGCTGGTTGCACATCATCCGCTTGCTCTGCTAATGCTGCAGCCCAATCATCTGCCATTTGTTGATCATTATTATTTGACATTGTCATCGTCCTTTTCTTATTCGTTACTATCGCTATTAATATTAAGTAATGCCGTGCCTAGCTCATCACGGTCGAGAAACGCCAAATCAGTTTTCACCATGTCGGGACGTTGTAGTTTCTCACTAATTTTCAATGCTACATTGTCACCAGAGCGCCCCATTTTGGCGTGATAAGTCGGTAAATCTTCAACAAAAATGGTCGCTTGCTCAGGCATATCAATAGGGATCACATCACCAACTTGTAGCTCCATCAAATCACGTAACGATAAATCCACATCCAGTAATTTGGCGCGAAGATTAACGGGCACATCCATGATTTCATCACGCAATGCTTTACTCCAACGCACGTCAGTGTCCATCTTGTCACTTTGCACACCCGCATCGAGTAACTCACGGATTGGTTCAACCATCGAATATGGCATGACGACATGAAAATCACCGCCGCCACCATCAACTTCAATATGAAATGAGCTCACTACTATCACTTCTGTTGGGCTCACAATATTAGCCATGGTCGGGTTTACTTCTGAATCTAAATATTCAAACTCAACCCCCATCACCGGAGAC is part of the Photobacterium angustum genome and harbors:
- the flhA gene encoding flagellar biosynthesis protein FlhA is translated as MKLSIPFADRLPLASIKSMPSIGAPIMVLATLAMIILPMPPLLLDMTFTFNIALSLVVLLVTVYTRRPLDFAAFPTVLLIATLLRLALNVASTRVVLLHGHEGPDAAGQVIDAFGSVVIGGNYAVGLVVFLILMIINFMVVTKGAGRISEVSARFTLDALPGKQMAIDADLNAGLIDQEQARTRRFEVTKEADFYGSMDGASKFVKGDAIAGILILFINIIGGLIIGMGQHGLTFGQALEIYSLLTIGDGLVAQIPSLLLSIGAAMMVTRQNTDEDMGQQMYFQMFNNPQALIITGVILFVMGIVPGMPHIPFLLLAAIIGGAAYWRIKKEKAEALVEKQAPPTELAPTQPLKELSWDDVQPVDTIGLEVGYRLISMVDKDQGGELLERVKGVRKKLSQDFGFLIPPVHIRDNLELPPNSYRISLMGVACGEANIHPKMDLAINPGQVFGSIDGEMTTDPAFGLEAVWVQDSQREHAQALGYTVVDSATVLATHLSQLLTNHASQLLGHEEVQNLLEMLGQTTPKLVDGFVPDQLPLGVVVKVMQNLLNEGIPLRDIRTIVQTLSEYSSKSQDPDILTAAVRIGLKRLICQEINGIEVELPVITLVPELEQILHQTMQSAGGESSGIEPGLAERLQRSLTEATQQQELKGEPAVLLTSGVLRSTLAKFVKNTIPSLRVLSYQEVPDEKQIRIVNAVGN
- the flhB gene encoding flagellar biosynthesis protein FlhB — protein: MSDSDGQERTEDATPRRLEQAREKGQVPRSRELASVAVLVSGAVGLMWFGEGLSKALSHIMTAMFSLTRDDIFDLDRLFVIILDAIVYILAPLFLVLIFLFVAAFIGAAGVGGVRFSTQAAMPKLSKMNPLSGIKRMFGMQSWVELIKSILKVGLVGSIACYLIFSSLEDFFQLSTEVFPANYFHAIDILLNFVLLICCSLLIVVAIDVPFQIWNFNQQLKMTKQEIKDEYKDSEGKPEVKGRIRMLQREMAQRRMMADVPQADVVITNPEHFSVALRYDPKLDSAPVVIAKGGDHLALKIREIANKHNIDIVPAAPLARAIYYTTELEQQIPDGLFVAVAQILAYVFQLKEYRKGKGKKPTLSKAAMDIPEELRH
- the fliR gene encoding flagellar biosynthetic protein FliR, which encodes MHYTANLLLDWIANYFWPFTRISSMMMAMTFFGARFVSPKIRLYLALAITFAVLPVLPKVPQDIELLSLAGFIVTTQQLIIGVAMGLVTQFITQIFVLLGQILGMQSSLGFASMVDPANGQNTPVLGQFYMFLAILLFLATDGHLEMLNAVVLSFKTLPIGEAMLQPKDYYQLAGWFGHMFKAGVNMALAGVIALLTVNLSFGVMTRAAPQLNIFSLGFSFALLLGLAISWFIVLGIVPQYEAIWQVGLDQVCSLIRIDC
- the fliQ gene encoding flagellar biosynthesis protein FliQ — its product is MTPEAFVEIFQEALYMVLIMVCAIVIPGLLIGLVVAVFQAATSINEQTLSFLPRLVVTLLALMFFGHMMTQMLMDYFYRIIDQIPQLLY
- the fliP gene encoding flagellar type III secretion system pore protein FliP (The bacterial flagellar biogenesis protein FliP forms a type III secretion system (T3SS)-type pore required for flagellar assembly.), producing MLKNKFTLVTLIVFLAISVLLSSINIAHAVEANVANSTTATAMSAETTSGHLQAARNGGGIPALSVTVNPDGSEDYSVTLQILALMTALGFLPAMVILMTSFTRIVVVMSILRQAMGLQQTPSNQVIIGIAMFLTFFVMSPVIDKINADAVQPYINEQITAKEALVKAEDPMRQFMLKQTRVKDLETFVNMSGSTADDPQTVPLTVLIPAFITSELKTAFQIGFMLFLPFLIIDLVVASILMAMGMMMLSPMIVSLPFKLMLFVLVDGWNLILSTLAGSFGT
- the fliO gene encoding flagellar biosynthetic protein FliO, with the translated sequence MKRIVGQIVTALSLLFFTLSCFAQTAVVEKTIEKAPPPLRQAPDLNIATTLASLLLVIAIIVFLAWLLKRMRVAGISGNDSGLKVITQLAVGQRERVVLLQVGEEQMLVGITQHNISLLSKLDKPLNMDESPSRDFASQLSKLMKNNVKK
- the fliN gene encoding flagellar motor switch protein FliN, yielding MSNNNDQQMADDWAAALAEQADDVQPAPLEELTDETVPITDDERRKLDTIMDIPVTISMEVGRTQISIRNLLQLNQGSVVELDRIAGESLDVMVNGTLIAHGEVVVVNDKFGIRLTDVISQTERIKKLR
- the fliM gene encoding flagellar motor switch protein FliM, with product MSDLLTQDEIDALLHGVDEPEDELHDNDVANDVATFDFSSQDRIVRGRMPTLELINERFARHMRISLFNMLRKTAEVSINGVQMIKFGEYQNTLYVPTSLNMVRFRPLKGTALITMEARLVFILVENFFGGDGRFHAKIEGREFTPTERRIVQMLLKLVFEDYREAWSPVMGVEFEYLDSEVNPTMANIVSPTEVIVVSSFHIEVDGGGGDFHVVMPYSMVEPIRELLDAGVQSDKMDTDVRWSKALRDEIMDVPVNLRAKLLDVDLSLRDLMELQVGDVIPIDMPEQATIFVEDLPTYHAKMGRSGDNVALKISEKLQRPDMVKTDLAFLDRDELGTALLNINSDSNE